A stretch of Xenopus laevis strain J_2021 chromosome 8S, Xenopus_laevis_v10.1, whole genome shotgun sequence DNA encodes these proteins:
- the invs.S gene encoding inversin-A (The RefSeq protein has 1 substitution compared to this genomic sequence) — protein MSSPPQGSSLASPVQAAAVTGDKTTLLKLIASSPEVIDQEDQLGRTPLMYSVLGDRRSCAEALLKHGAQVNHPDRSGRTALHLAAQTGNHRLLKLLLSRKADCTHRDLRDITAVHLSTRHQDTRCLALILKYTPPGQVDAQDQRKQTALHWSAYYNRPRHVRLLVRHGSNIGIPDTEGKIPLHWAAGHKDPEAALTVRCLLEAAPTESLLNWQDYEGRTPLHLAVGDGNQEVVRLLTSYRGCNVAPYDNLFRTPLHWAALLGYTPIAHLLLETNNSPNIPSDSQGATPLHYAAQGNCPDTVRVLLSHISVRDEADLEGRTAFMWAAGKGSDEVVRTMLELDPELEVNRTDKYGGTALHAASLSGQITTVRILLENRVQVDAVDVMKHTALFRACEMGHREVISTLIKGGAKVHLVDKDGRSPLHWAALGGNANVCQILIENNINPDAQDYEGRTPLQCAAYGGYIGCMEVLMENKADPNIQDKNGRTALHWSCNNGYLDAVKLLLGYSAFPNQMENTEERYTPLDYALLGGHQEVIQFMLEHGALSIAAIQDIAASKIQAVYKGHKVRRAFQERKNLLMKHEQLRKGAAAKKREGENRQKGKVGQTEGKQKDENHVMRQDKSNEHIQNEVMREWYGEETGRAEDRKEEHQEENQNIEPKQLKHSKHMEQNSKSIAKNQKRAGHIQSSPIEHVHTNSIQTRMSPSRTSISHSSPLGNETPKNMYWDDNPTQNNTQPRRTSRPQIESPNIIVHRIEDLVQKESRRKSHREERKGSHRQRASSHHRLQASERETAGSVIHGEVEFKKKETKKGRRTAAGTSKIRASGEAGRLSQSEKEFSSTGIQGRVDCITSPESCETPSRVCRERKMISAKSGQRPLTETQSPEKACQGSSALKPSLTSHTKQTAIASKCLDSTPSYIGFGEAIKPLTPMGILREGSFSSKWQNIDIELIPLEARLQLVEKEKARKQLFQRKKHAATVIQKAWRTYCIRKSSRKTRHSHLRNNPRAMV, from the coding sequence ATGAGTAGCCCACCTCAGGGTTCCTCCCTGGCCTCCCCTGTCCAAGCAGCCGCAGTGACAGGGGATAAGACGACTTTGCTGAAACTTATCGCTTCCAGTCCAGAAGTGATTGACCAAGAGGACCAGTTGGGAAGGACACCATTGATGTACAGCGTCCTGGGGGACAGGAGAAGCTGCGCAGAAGCCCTGCTCAAACATGGGGCCCAAGTAAACCACCCTGACAGAAGTGGAAGGACTGCCCTACATCTTGCTGCCCAGACTGGCAACCATCGCTTGCTAAAGCTCCTACTGTCCCGCAAGGCTGACTGCACCCACCGGGATCTGCGTGACATTACAGCTGTGCACCTTTCTACCCGCCACCAAGATACGCGATGCCTGGCTCTGCTTCTGAAATACACTCCGCCCGGTCAGGTGGATGCTCAGGATCAGAGGAAACAGACAGCCCTTCATTGGAGCGCCTATTACAACAGGCCACGGCATGTCCGCCTGCTAGTGCGCCATGGCTCCAATATTGGCATACCTGACACAGAAGGAAAGATTCCGCTTCACTGGGCCGCAGGTCACAAAGATCCAGAAGCAGCCTTAACAGTGCGCTGTTTGCTTGAAGCAGCCCCTACTGAATCCCTTCTCAACTGGCAGGACTATGAAGGCCGCACACCTCTTCATTTAGCAGTGGGAGATGGTAACCAAGAAGTAGTACGACTTCTCACTTCCTATAGGGGTTGCAACGTAGCACCATATGATAACCTCTTTCGTACTCCTTTACACTGGGCAGCACTGCTAGGCTACACTCCCATTGCTCACCTACTTCTTGAAACAAACAATTCCCCTAACATTCCTTCTGACAGCCAGGGTGCAACACCTCTGCATTATGCTGCTCAGGGAAATTGCCCAGACACAGTTCGAGTGCTGTTATCTCACATTTCTGTGAGGGATGAGGCTGATTTGGAAGGTAGAACTGCATTTATGTGGGCTGCTGGCAAAGGTAGTGATGAAGTAGTGAGAACTATGCTAGAGCTAGACCCTGAGTTAGAGGTCAACAGGACAGATAAATATGGAGGAACTGCTCTGCATGCAGCCTCATTATCTGGGCAGATTACAACCGTACGCATCCTCCTGGAAAATAGAGTTCAAGTTGATGCTGTGGATGTAATGAAACACACGGCACTGTTTAGAGCATGTGAGATGGGTCACAGAGAGGTAATCTCTACCCTTATCAAGGGTGGTGCAAAGGTGCACCTTGTAGACAAAGATGGGCGCTCTCCTCTCCACTGGGCAGCATTAGGAGGAAATGCTAATGTCTGCCAAATTCTCATAGAAAACAATATAAACCCCGATGCTCAAGACTATGAAGGCAGGACACCCTTGCAATGTGCAGCTTATGGCGGTTATATAGGATGTATGGAGGTATTAATGGAGAACAAGGCTGATCCCAACATCCAGGACAAAAATGGCCGCACAGCTTTGCATTGGTCATGTAATAATGGCTATTTGGATGCTGTAAAGCTTCTTTTAGGATACAGTGCTTTTCCTAATCAAATGGAGAATACAGAAGAAAGATATACACCCCTGGATTATGCCTTACTTGGTGGTCACCAAGAAGTAATACAATTCATGTTAGAACATGGTGCCCTTTCAATTGCTGCCATTCAGGACATTGCAGCCTCCAAAATTCAGGCAGTATACAAAGGCCATAAAGTACGCAGGGCCTTTCAGGAACGGAAAAATCTATTAATGAAGCATGAGCAATTAAGGAAGGGTGCGGCAGCCAAAAAGAGGGAGGGTGAGAACAGGCAAAAAGGGAAAGTGGGACAAACAGAGGGCAAGCAAAAAGATGAAAATCACGTGATGAGGCAAGATAAATCAAATGAACACATTCAGAATGAGGTCATGCGTGAATGGTATGGTGAAGAGACTGGGAGAGCAGAGGACAGAAAAGAAGAGCACCAAGAGGAAAATCAAAATATTGAACCTAAGCAATTAAAACACTCCAAACATATGGAACAGAACAGTAAATCTATAGCAAAGAACCAAAAAAGAGCAGGTCATATACAAAGCTCTCCAATAGAACACGTGCATACAAATAGCATACAAACAAGAATGAGTCCCAGTAGGACATCTATTTCTCATTCATCCCCACTGGGAAATGAAACACCTAAAAACATGTATTGGGATGATAACCCCACCCAAAACAACACTCAACCTAGGAGAACCTCCAGACCTCAGATAGAATCTCCAAATATCATAGTGCACAGAATTGAGGACCTTGTCCAAAAGGAAAGTAGAAGGAAATCCCACAGGGAAGAAAGAAAGGGAAGTCACAGACAGAGAGCGTCTAGTCATCATAGGCTGCAGGCAAGTGAAAGAGAAACGGCAGGCTCTGTGATCCATGGAGAGGTagaatttaagaaaaaagaaacaaagaaaggcAGAAGAACTGCCGCTGGTACTTCCAAAATTAGAGCTTCTGGCGAAGCTGGAAGATTGTCTCAGAGTGAAAAAGAATTTTCAAGTACTGGAATCCAAGGAAGGGTGGACTGCATTACTTCACCTGAATCTTGTGAAACCCCAAGCAGAGTTTGTCGAGAAAGAAAAATGATCTCTGCCAAAAGCGGTCAAAGACCCTTAACAGAAACACAGTCTCCAGAAAAGGCATGTCAGGGTTCATCTGCCTTAAAGCCCTCCTTGACCAGCCACACTAAACAAACAGCCATTGCCAGTAAATGTTTAGACTCTACACCTAGTTATATTGGCTTTGGAGAAGCCATAAAGCCATTAACTCCAATGGGCATTTTAAGGGAAGGGAGTTTTTCTTCTAAATGGCAAAATATAGATATTGAGCTCATCCCCTTAGAGGCAAGACTACAGCTGGTGGA